One Oryza glaberrima chromosome 11, OglaRS2, whole genome shotgun sequence genomic region harbors:
- the LOC127754588 gene encoding disease resistance protein RGA2-like encodes MEILISAVASDLISRFISSVTQNYRSHIHKEDDRRRLERILLRMHSVVEEAGGRHITNQGMILQLKGLVEGFYLGCYMLDKIKFQPPEYEVSHEIQSFALSARNYAKRFRFADAISKRTPVAFGSRSRTNLKDVVDGLETKIADMREFVILLGSHPRLPRQPYSTYLYIDNCMFGRRIEKEQVINFLLCNDPDDPSVSILPILGPPRMGKKTLVQHACLDERVRNCFSHIFFFKEDDLKTGELSLNSKASEGKYLFVIEFIWDVDEAAWTKFQSYLQNMTGIGIKVVVIGTTEDILKFGTAQPIRLKRLSEDEYWYYFKALAFGSMDPDEHPKLASLGMQLATEMRGGFLGATIYGELLRANPNTQFWNRILLFLRELARKQLTSSGLHPEDLFERNIPVDMSRLAVVDGQVQCCLVYDLRVAGPAEGELPKLTSRDMLLGGDIPVEDKFDVLVWRSRIPPYCNYIVTYEKRKPRCMVRKRNMVYL; translated from the coding sequence ATGGAGATTCTGATTTCTGCTGTGGCAAGTGATCTTATCAGCCGGTTCATCTCTTCGGTAACACAAAATTACAGAAGCCATATACATAAGGAGGATGATCGTAGGAGGCTGGAACGCATCTTGCTGAGGATGCACTCTGTTGTTGAGGAAGCAGGGGGACGCCATATCACAAATCAAGGAATGATCCTGCAGCTAAAGGGACTTGTTGAGGGATTCTACCTCGGATGCTACATGCTCGACAAAATCAAGTTCCAACCCCCTGAATATGAGGTGAGTCATGAGATTCAGTCATTTGCCTTGTCTGCCCGTAACTATGCCAAGCGCTTTCGTTTTGCTGATGCCATAAGCAAACGCACACCAGTAGCCTTTGGTAGCAGGAGCAGAACAAACCTGAAAGATGTTGTTGATGGTTTAGAAACTAAGATTGCAGATATGAGGGAATTTGTCATTCTCCTTGGTAGCCACCCTCGTCTACCACGCCAGCCTTACAGTACATATCTATACATAGATAACTGTATGTTCGGTCGACGTATTGAGAAGGAGCAAGTCATCAATTTCTTGCTTTGCAATGATCCTGATGATCCATCTGTTAGCATTCTTCCTATTCTTGGCCCACCAAGGATGGGAAAGAAAACTCTTGTGCAACATGCTTGCCTGGATGAGAGGGTGCGCAACTGCTTCtcccatatatttttctttaaagaagACGATCTGAAGACCGGAGAGCTCTCGCTTAACTCCAAGGCTTCTGAAGGGAAATATTTGTTTGTTATTGAGTTCATTTGGGATGTGGATGAGGCAGCTTGGACAAAATTCCAATCATATTTGCAGAATATGACCGGTATTGGAATTAAGGTTGTAGTGATAGGTACAACAGAGGACATTCTTAAGTTTGGGACAGCCCAACCCATCAGGTTGAAGAGGCTGTCTGAAGATGAGTACTGGTACTACTTCAAGGCGCTTGCCTTTGGAAGTATGGACCCTGATGAGCATCCAAAGCTAGCATCTCTGGGTATGCAGTTGGCTACTGAGATGAGGGGAGGATTTCTTGGTGCAACTATATATGGTGAACTATTAAGAGCTAATCCTAACACTCAATTCTGGAATAGAATCTTATTATTCTTAAGAGAGCTGGCACGGAAGCAATTGACTTCCTCTGGTCTACACCCTGAGGATCTTTTCGAAAGAAATATCCCTGTTGATATGAGCAGGCTAGCTGTTGTGGATGGTCAAGTTCAATGTTGCCTGGTTTATGATCTTAGGGTGGCTGGCCCTGCAGAAGGTGAACTACCAAAGCTGACGTCACGAGACATGCTACTGGGTGGTGATATTCCTGTTGAAGATAAGTTTGATGTGCTGGTCTGGAGATCTCGCATTCCACCCTACTGTAACTACATAGTTACGTATGAAAAACGAAAACCGCGGTGCATGGTTCGTAAGAGGAACATGGTCTACCTCTGA
- the LOC127754589 gene encoding uncharacterized protein LOC127754589 has product MTAGYIAGSLVGSFAIAYLCDTFVSDKKAFGGSIPKTVSEKEWWLATDTKFQAWPRTAGPPVVMNPISRQNFIVKSAE; this is encoded by the exons ATGACGGCTGGATACATTGCCGGTTCCCTGGTTGGATCATTTGCCATTGCTTACCTGTGTGACACATTTGTTTCGGACAAGAAGGCATTTGGAG GTAGCATTCCAAAGACTGTTTCTGAGAAGGAGTGGTGGCTAGCCACCGACACCAAGTTCCAGGCCTGGCCTCGGACCGCTGGACCACCGGTCGTCATGAATCCCATCAGCCGCCAGAACTTCATCGTCAAGTCCGCTGAATAG
- the LOC127754394 gene encoding uncharacterized protein LOC127754394 isoform X2 translates to MHSVVEEAEGRHITNQGMLLQLRGLIEGFYHGYHILDKVTFQPPEEESIKDEVIHEINSSALITSNSAKRFRFADALRKHTPISFASRSTTNLKGVVEDLETKIADMREFVMLLGSYPRLPRQPYSTYLFMDKCMFGRRVEKEKVIDFLLCSDLPDTYVSILPIIGPHRIGKKTLVQHACQDDRVKSCFSHIFFFKEDDLKMGELLLNSKASPGKYLFVIEFICDVNEAAWTKFQSYLQNMPSTEIKVVIIGRTEDVTKFGTTQPIRMKRLSEEEYWYYFKALSFGSMNPDEHPKLASLGMQLATEMNGSFLGANILGELLRANPNTQLWQSILLSLRGFVQKNLCCFGVHPEDLLERNTPVDFTRMAFLGAQVHGCLVYDLRVAGPAQSQLPKLTSREVLLGGNIPVEQKFDVLVWKSRIPPYCDYIATFEKQKPRRVVGKRNTIYH, encoded by the coding sequence ATGCACTCTGTTGTTGAGGAGGCAGAAGGACGCCACATCACAAACCAGGGGATGCTCCTACAGCTAAGGGGACTTATCGAGGGATTCTACCATGGTTACCACATTCTCGACAAGGTCACCTTCCAACCCCCTGAAGAAGAGAGCATCAAAGATGAGGTGATTCACGAGATAAATTCATCTGCCTTGATTACTTCGAATTCGGCCAAGCGGTTTCGTTTTGCTGATGCTCTAAGGAAACACACACCAATTTCCTTTGCTAGCAGGAGCACAACAAACCTGAAAGGTGTTGTTGAAGATTTAGAAACTAAGATCGCGGATATGAGAGAGTTTGTCATGCTCCTAGGCAGCTACCCTCGCCTACCTCGCCAGCCTTACAGTACATATCTGTTCATGGATAAGTGTATGTTTGGTCGCCGTGTTGAGAAAGAGAAAGTCATCGACTTCTTGCTTTGCAGTGATCTTCCTGATACATATGTCAGCATTCTTCCAATTATTGGTCCACACAGAATTGGAAAGAAAACTCTTGTGCAGCATGCTTGCCAGGATGACAGGGTGAAGAGCTGCTTCtcccatatatttttctttaaagaagATGATCTGAAGATGGGAGAGCTGTTGCTTAACTCCAAGGCTTCTCCAGGGAAGTATTTGTTTGTTATTGAGTtcatttgtgatgtgaatgaggCAGCATGGACCAAATTCCAATCATATTTGCAGAATATGCCCAGTACTGAAATTAAGGTTGTAATCATTGGTAGAACAGAGGATGTTACTAAGTTTGGGACAACCCAACCCATCAGGATGAAGAGGCTGTCTGAAGAAGAGTACTGGTACTACTTCAAGGCACTTTCTTTTGGAAGCATGAATCCTGATGAGCATCCAAAGCTAGCATCTCTGGGCATGCAGTTAGCTACTGAGATGAATGGATCATTTCTTGGTGCAAATATACTAGGTGAACTCTTAAGAGCTAATCCTAACACTCAATTATGGCAGAGTATCTTATTAAGCTTAAGAGGGTTTGTACAAAAGAACTTGTGTTGCTTTGGTGTACACCCTGAAGATCTTCTTGAAAGAAATACCCCTGTTGATTTCACCAGGATGGCCTTTCTTGGTGCTCAAGTTCATGGTTGCCTGGTTTATGATCTTAGGGTCGCTGGCCCTGCACAAAGTCAGCTACCAAAACTAACGTCAAGAGAAGTGTTATTGGGAGGTAATATTCCCGTCGAACAGAAGTTTGATGTGCTGGTATGGAAATCTCGCATTCCACCATACTGTGATTACATAGCTACTTTTGAGAAACAGAAACCACGGCGCGTGGTTGGGAAGAGGAATACCATCTACCACTGA